The Sinorhizobium fredii USDA 257 region CTCTCTCATCTTCGCCTGCAGTGCCGGTGTGACGTCCAGGCCGCGCGCCTCCAGGATGAGCGGCACCACGGCCAGGCGCGCGGTCAGATCGTTGCGCGTGTCGTGGGCCGCCTGCCACAGACCATCGTGGGCCGGCAGGTCGCCATAGTCGGAGCCTAGATCGTTAAGCCTTTGCCGCACCAGCCGAAAATGCTTGGCCTCCTCGAAGGCAACCTGCATCCATCCATCGAAGAAGGATTGCGGCACGGGCTCCGTGGCGAAGCGAGCGACGATGTCGAGCGCGAGATCGACGGCATTCAATTCGATATGCGCGATCGCATGGAGCAGTGCGATTCTGCCCTTCGGCGAGCCGAGGGAACGCCGCTTGACCTGTGTCGGCGGCGTGAGGATGGGCTTTTCCGGTCTGCCGGGCCGTGCCGGAACGGGACGATCGAGCGGCGATCGCAAGGAGAGCGTCCGCGCTTGCCAGCGCCGTGTGGCCTTCTGCGCGAGCTCGGTTTTGACGGTCAGGTCACTTGCGCGGAGCGCTTCGACGGCAGCGCCGCGCAGACTGTGGAATTGCGGGAGCACGGCCATCGATCGCTCAGCCGGTACGCAGAGCTTTCGCCGCGGTGAGAACGTCCTCGGCGTGCCCGTCCACCCGGACCTTTTCCCAGACGTGATTGATGATGCCCGCCGCGTCGATCAGAAAAGTCGTCCGTTCGACCCCCATATATTTGCGGCCGTACAGGCTCTTTTCCGCCCAGACGCCATAGGCGTTGACGACAGTTTTCTCCTCGTCCGCCGCAAGCGCGACGGCGAGGTCGTGCTTCTTGGCAAATCGGTCATGGCTTTTGACCGAATCGGGCGAGATACCGATCAGCGCCACACCGGCCGACGCGAACGCTTCCGAGAGGCCGGAGAAGGAAATCGCTTCCACGGTGCAGGTCTTGGTGTCGTCCTTAGGATAGAAGAACAACACAACCGGCTTGCCGCGAAGAGCAGACAATGAAATCGAGCCGCCGCCGTCGCGAGCAAGTTCGAATTCCGGGGCGGGATCGCCGGGCCGCAAAGGTGCCATGATTAAGCCTTTCTTACGCCAAGTTTTATCGACATTTCGCAAATAGGGGATACCCAAGATCGTCGCGGTCCGTCCAGCAGGTTTGCGACTGCATTGACAGCCGCCCGACGGCTTTTATGGCTACGAGCCGTAAAGAATGCCACGTCGCGGGACAAAGGGCACTCCAGCGCCGCGTCCCTTCAGACGCACACGGATCGCTGTAGCGCTTTGAATTGCTGCATGTTTTATCCTTGTTCGGCTTCGACCTGGGAAACCTGCAGTAGGCTGTCGCGCGCTTTCCACAGCAACCACAGCGAAGCGTGGTGACTTGGTTCGGCGACTTATGATCTACAGGATACAACGATCCGGCGCGCATGATGGCGATCCGGACAGGAAGAATGCAATGCAGCAAGCAGGTGGAGGAATCCCGCGCCGATGAGTGATATCCGCGGCGAAAGGGTTTGCTTTCGCAAGGAAGACATCGTCGCGCTGGACGCGCTGCCCTCGGCCCAGGCCCGTGACCCGGTTATTGTGCACACGCCCCTGTCCGGTGGCATGCTGCGTCGTTTCGGCAAGATTCTGCTCTGCTTTTCGCTTGTGGCCTTCGTCGTCATCGCGTCGTTAGTCGCGGTTATCGAAAGCGGGCTCGCCGACGGTCCCTTGAACGCTCGTGCGCGCACTGCGCTCAACACTGCCCTTGGCGCCAACTACAATGCCGAGGTCGAAAGCACAGTTATCCGTGTCACTGGCCAGGGCGCGCTTGCGCTCAAGGCGCGCGGGGTGACACTGAACGACCGCGCCTCCGGCCGCCCGGTCGCCAAGCTGGCGGCCGTCTCGATCGCACTTGATCCTTTGGCCCTGATGACCGGCCGCATAGCCGTGTCGCGGCTGGAAGCGGAAGGAGGGGAGCTCGATACAGGGTTGTTGCCGCGTGGCGAGCCCATAGACCTGACGGCGATTCGTATCGCGGACACCGGCACGGCGCTCGAAAAGCTGTTCGCGCATATCGATGCGATGTCGCGGCTGACGGCGCGGAGTGCGACACGGACCGTTCAGCTTTCGGATCTGACGCTGTCTGTGACCGGATCCCGCGGGCGGATCGTTCCGGTCGATGTAAGGATGCTTGCATTCAGCCGCGACGCCGATGGCGCCATCCGCGTCGACGGCTCCATTGCCATCGACGGCAAGGAAGCACAGCTCGAGGCGAGGGCCGTCGGCCAGGACGAACACATCGCCGGCATCGAGGCGGTCTTTAGATCCCTGCCGCTGTCGCCTTTTCTGTACCACGACAAATCCGGCAGCGAGGATGCCTTCGGGATCGACGCTGCCGCCGAGGTCAGCCTCAGAGCGACGCGCGCCGCGGACAGCGCGAAGCCGGCCTTGGAGGTCGGCATCAGGACTTCTCAGGGATCATTTCACGCCGGAGGACTCGTCTCCGCGCTCAAGCCGTCGGAACTGAACGCTTCCTACGATTTCGAACGCGCTTCGGTCGAGATATTGCCGTCAGCGGTCAAGATCGGACGCTCGGTCTTTCCCTTCACCGGTGCCTTGATTGACCTAGACAAAGTCTCCGATGGAAGCCAGACGGGCTTTGCCGTCGATCTGCTGCTGAAAGACGCGAGCTCCGAGCCGGAAGACATGCAGGAGCGTCCGCTATCCTTCGACGCGAAGGCGAATGGCCGATTCGAAACTGGTAGCCACCGGCTGATCTTCGACCAGCTGGCCATATCGAGCCCGCTCGGATCCATGGCGGGCTCGCTCGCGGTCGCCTTCGGCAAGACGTCGCCTCAGATCGATTTCGCTGCGGTGAGCGACCACATGCAGCCAACGGCGATCAAGCAATTGTGGCCCTGGTGGGTAGCCAAGGGCGCCCGACGATGGGCGATCGGCAATCTCTTCGGCGGTACGGTGACGGATGCGCGCATAGAGGTGTCGATCCCGGAGGGACGAATTGCGAACAGTGATGGCGAACTGAAGCTCAACGAGGACGAGCTCAATATCAACTTCTCTATAGATAACACGCGCGTCAACATCGCCGGCGAAATTCCGCCGCTGCGCGATACCGCCGGGCATTTCAAACTGAGTGGCGAACGCATGACGGTCGACGTTCGGCGCGGCGCGGCGTTTTTCCCGTCCGGACGCTCCGTGGCTCTGAACGGCGGCGACTTCGTCATTCCGGATGTCTACAGCAAGCCGCTGATGGCGGAGATGAAGATCGAGGTCGGCGGCGAGGCCGACTCCATTGCCGAGCTTGTCAGTTACAAGCCGATCCGGGCCCTGCAGAAGACCCCCTTCGTGCCCGAGGATTTTACCGGCCCGATGAGCGCATTGGTCGGTGCCCGCTTCGGCCTGATCTCAAATCAGAATCCACCGCCGCCCTTATGGCAAGCGGAAATGCAGTTGCAGAAGGTGTCGATAAACCGGCCGGTTTCCGGCCGCGAGATCGCCGATCTGTCGGGAGCGATGCGGATCGACAACACCCGAGCGGTTCTCGACGCCGATGCTCTGATCGACGGCGCAGAAATGCGCATCGCCCTGACCGAGCCGGTGGATCCGAAGGCGAATGTCAAGCGGACACGCGCGATCTCCGGAACTCTCGACGATGCGGCGCGCCGCAAGATCGCCCCTGCCTTGTCCGGCATCGTCAGCGGGCCGGTCGGCGTGGAGGTGGCGCTTTCGGATGACGGCAGTCAGTCCGTCAAGGCGGATCTCGGAAAAGCGGCCCTGTCACTGCCGTGGATCGGCTGGAACAAGGGCGCCGGCATTGCCGCCAATGCCGAATTCACGGTGAAGAAAAGCGAGACTCTGACGGAGATAGCTGATTTCCGCATCCAGGGCGATGGATTCGGTGCAGCCGGAGATCTCCGCGTCGACGACCGCGGCCTCGCATCGGCCCGATTGCACGACGTGCGCCTGACCAACGGCGACGATTTTGCCGTGACAGTCGAGCGAGCAAGGGGCGGTCATGTGGTGACACTCACCGGCTCGTCGGCAGATATCAGGCTGCCGCTGGCGCGAGCGAAGGGCGAGTCCGGCTCCGGTGCCGACGGCAATGTGAAGATCAGCGCCCGGCTCGACCGTGTCGTCGGCTTCAACGGCGAGGTCCTTTCCAATGTGAGCTTTGCTCACTCGAGCCGCGGGCAAGAGATCGACGATATCGACCTGTCGGCGGTAACCACAAGCGGGCAGGCGGTGGTCGCCAGGATGGTGAAGGCGGGGCCGGACAACACGCTGGAACTGACCACGAGTGACGCGGGCGCTCTGGCCCGCTTTACCGACATCTATCGCAACATGCGCGGCGGTCTCTTGAACCTGCGACTCCGAGATCGCGGCGCCAGATCCTGGCGTGGTACAGTAGATCTGCGCAAATTTTCCCTCATCGGCGAGCAGAAGTTGCAGTCGATGGTCTCGACGCCGGCCGGTCAGGACGGCCGCAGCCTCAATCAGGCGGTGCGGAGGGATATCGACGTGAGCACGGCCCGTTTCGAGCGGGGCTTCGCCCAGCTTCTATTGGATCGTGGCGTCATCCGGGTCGACAGCGGCGTGTTGCGCGGCCTCGACGTCGGCGCCACCTTCCAGGGCACTGTCCGAGACAGGAACGGTCGCATGGACATGACCGGTACTTTCATGCCAGCCTATGGCATCAACCGCTTGTTCGGCGAGCTGCCGCTGATCGGCGTCCTGCTCGGTAACGGTCGCGATCGTGGCCTGCTCGGCATTACCTTCAAGCTGACCGGACCATTCAACCAGCCGCATCTGACGATCAACCCGCTATCGCTCATCGCCCCGGGCGTTTTCCGCAACATTTTCGAGTTTCAATGAAGGGCCGGCGTAGCGGCCGGCCCCTGGATCGTGACTTGGTGGCCGGTCAGACCGGCCGCACCAGTATGTGCTTCTTCTTGCCGAGCGACAGCTTGAAGACGCCATCGGCGGTGACGTCGCCGCTTCCGACGACACGGCGCTCATCATTGATCTGCTCGTCATTGATGCGAACGCCGCCGCCCTGGACGTGGCGGCGAGCCTCGCCGTTCGATCCGGCGAGGCCGGCACGGACCAGCAGTGTCAGTAGGCCCAGGCCCGATTCGAGCTCGTGGGCGGAAACGTCGATCGACGGCAGGTTTTCTGCAAGCGCACCTTCTTCAAAGGTCTTGCGTGCCGTTTCTGCCGCCTGCTCGGCTGCTGCCCGACCGTGCAGCATCGCAGTGATTTCGGTCGCCAGGATCTTTTTCACCTCGTTGATCTCGGAGCCGCCGAGGTTGGACAGGCGCTCGATTTCCGCCATCGGCAACGTCGTATAGAGCTTCAGGAAGCGCGTGACGTCGGCATCCTCGGTGTTGCGCCAGTACTGCCAGAAATCATAGGACCCCAGCATGTCCGGGTTGAGCCAGATGGCGCCGTTTACCGACTTGCCCATCTTGGCGCCGGAAGCCGTAGTCAGCAGCGGTGACGTCAGCGCATAGAGTTGCGGCGTTCCCATGCGGTGGCCGAGATCGATGCCGTTGACGATGTTTCCCCACTGATCCGAGCCGCCCATCTGCAGGCGGCATCCGGTGCGCTTGCAAAGCTCCACAAAGTCGTAGGCCTGTAGGATCATGTAGTTGAACTCGAGGAACGACAGCGATTGCTCGCGGTCGAGGCGCGTCTTGACGCTGTCGAAGGAAAGCATGCGGTTGACGGAGAAGTGGCGGCCGACATCGCGCAGGAACTCGAGGTAGTTGATGCCCAGCAACCAATCGGCGTTGTTGATCATCAATGCGTCGGTAGGGCCTTCGCCATAGCGCAGATAATTCGAGAAAACCGTCTTGATGCTCGCGATGTTGGCGGCGATCGTTTCCGACGTCATCAACTGCCGTGCCTCATCCTTGAAGGACGGATCGCCAACCATGCCGGTTCCTCCGCCCATCAGCGAGATGGGCCGGTGGCCGGTCGCCTGAAGCCAGTGCAGCATCATGATCTGGATAAGCCCGCCCGCATGCAGGCTCGGCGCCGTCGGGTCGAATCCGATATAGGCAGTCACGATTTCCTTGCGGAACAGCTCATCGAGGCCGGTATCATCCGATGTGGTATGGATGAAACCGCGTTCTTTGAGAGTGTGGAGGAAATCGGACTTGAACTCGGACATAAGCTGTCTCTTTCGGCTTGTTGGGACGTCTGCGGCGGGCGTTTATCACTGTTTTGTCGAAAGTGCACGTTTTTGCTCGGGCAGCGTTTTGCTATGACCGGTGGATAAAGAAAAATGCGCGGAGGGCATCCATGGGCAAGGTGTTGACGGCGATCGGCCTGATGAGCGGCACGAGCATGGATGGTATCGACGTCGCCCTCGTCGAAACCGACGGCGACACGATCGTTCGAAGAGGGCCGTCAGCCGGATATGCCTATGATGCTGCCTTCCGAGATCGTCTGAAGCAGGGGCTCGACGATGCCAAGTCGATCCGCAAGAGAGACGAGCGGCCCGGAACGCTGGCGGACCTCGAGCGGGACCTGTCGCTGAGGCACGCGGATGCGGTGAAGATATTTCTTCACGAAAACAATCTTTTGCAAGACACTGTTGACGTAATAGGTTTCCATGGGCAGACGGTCCTACACCGCCCCGACGAGGCCCTGACCGTTCAGATCGGCGATGGACACCTGCTGGCGAGGGAAACCCTGATCGACGTGGTCTACGACATGCGGGCGAACGACATGGCGCATGGCGGCCAAGGGGCGCCGCTCATCCCGGCCTATCACGCCGCATTGGCCCGCGACTTATCCGAGAGCTCGGAGATCGAAGCGCCTGTCGCCTTCGTGAACATCGGCGGCATTTCCAACATCACCTTCATCGGGACCGGCGAGGCGATCATCGCCTATGACAGCGGGCCGGGAAACACGTTGATCGACCAGTGGGTGGAAGCCCATGCCGGCATTCCCTATGACCAGGGCGGCATGATTGCGAGCGAAGGCTCGGTGCTGCCGGAGCTTGCCGAACGCTACCTCGCTCATCCCTTCTTCTCGTCGGACAAGCGCCGCTCGCTCGACCGCAACGACTTTGCGCCGCCTGCAGCTGCTGACGCGAGCCTCGAAGACGGTGCCCGCACATTGGCGCATGTGACGGCGGCCGCCATATTGCGGTCGGCACGGCATCTTCCGAAAATGCCGGGAACTTACATCATCTGCGGCGGCGGCCGCCTCAATCCCGTCATCATGCGGGACCTGGCCTCACTTGCGGAGGCAGCAGCCGGACGGGTGCTTGCCGCTGAGGCGCTGGGCCTGAACGGCGATTCGATGGAAGCCGAAGCCTGGGCCTACCTGGCCGTCCGGTCATTGCGCGGGCTGCCGTTGAGCTATCCCGGCACCACGGGCGTCACCCAGCCGATGAGCGGCGGCCGGCGGGCGGCAAGGCCGAAAGATGCACTGAAGTCAAAGAGCTGAGGCATTATTTAATGAATTCTTCGTGCGCGATGGCTACATTTCCCGCCGCGAGGCGCAATTTCGCGCCTCGTTGATTTGGGCTGGGACTTTCGGATTCTATCGATGGGTGGTGCGATATCCCTGCTGGCGGTGAATTTCATCATTGCCCAGATATTCGTGGTGGCCTTTCTCATCATTGCCGCAAAAAGTCGTGCAAAAGGCCCGGCGATCTGGTGCGCGGCCGGCTTCGCCGTCGCCTCGCTCGCGGCCGTCTTCGAGACCGTACTGCCCTTCACGCCTGTGCCGAAGTTCTTTGCCGTCGGGGCATTTGCCAGCGTTCTTGGCGGCTTCATCCTCCTTCGCCTTTCGTTAGGGCTCTTCTATCAGGTGCCGGCGCGCCTGCTTGTCCTTACAGTCTTCTTCCTGGGTTCGGTGCTGCTCGATCTGCTGATCTACGACTTGCCGCGCGGAACGCTTCGGCACGCCTTCTTCTACCAGCTGCCGTTCTTCGTCATCCAGGCATGGTCGGCATCGACCGTGCTGAGGTCCAAGCGTCGGTCCCCCGCGGACTGGATCCTGTTCGGCCTATTGGTTCTGACGTCGATCTACTACCTTGTGAAAATCTACGCCGCCATTGCAGCCGGATCGGGCGCCACGGCGGCGGATTACCTCGCAAGTCCGTTCGCTCTCATTTCGCAAGCGCTTGGCGCAATGCTGATCGTCGCGACAGGCATGGCGATCCTCGGGGTGATGGTCAAGGATATCATCGACGAGGCCCGCGCCAGCTCCGAGCTCGACGCGCTCTCCGGCCTCTGCAATCGCCGCGGCTTCGTCGATCGCGTCACACCAATGTTGGAGACCTGTGGGGGCGAGGGGCCCGGGACGCTGATTCTCGCCGACCTCGACCGCTTCAAGCTGGTCAACGATACTTACGGCCATCATGCCGGCGACGGCGTGATCCGGCAGTTCTCCCGTGTTCTTGTGGAGCTCATGCCGATGAGGGCCGTGGCAGCGCGGCTCGGCGGGGAGGAGTTCGCGGTATTTCTGCCTCGTGTCGGGCTGGCGGAAGCGCGCGTGCTCGCTCAGGGGATGCGCGCGGCAATGGCATCGACGCGGGTCGAGGGATTGCCCGAAAGCGTCAGGATCACGGCAAGCTTCGGGGTTGCGGCCATTGTTCCGGGAGAGCCGATGGAAGCGGCGATGCAGCGCGCCGACAAGGCGCTCTATGCCGCCAAGGCCGGGGGCAGGAACCGCGTGGAATGCGCCGAACCGCCGGTGCTCGTGCTGCCCGCCACGTCCCGGCGGGTGGGGCGGTCATAGATTAGATACAAAACGGCCCGGAAATCGAATGCGATCTCCGGGCCGGCTCGTATATGGAAATGGAACTTCCTCAGCGAATGCGCTTCGCCGCGGGCTCCGGCACCAGCTCTCCGTTGAGGCGACGGTCGAGATAGTCCTCGCATTCCCCCATCAGGGTCTCGATCTGGCCGTTGAAGAAGTGGTTCGCGCCGGAAACCGTCTTGTGCGTGATCAGGATGCCCTTCTGCGCCTTCAACTTTTCGACGAGACCGTTCACGTCCTTCTCCGGCGCGACCTTGTCGCTGTCGCCGTTGATGATGAGGCCCGATGACGGGCAGGGCGCCAGGAACGAGAAGTCATAGATGTTCGGCTGCGGTGCAACCGCCATGAAGCCCTCGATCTCGGGACGGCGCATCAGAAGCTGCATGCCGATCCAGGCGCCGAACGAATAGCCGGCCACCCAACAGCTCTTCGAATCGGGATGCAGGCTCTGCACCCAATCGAGCGCCGAGGCCGCATCGGAAAGTTCGCCCGCACCATGGTCGAATTCGCCCTGGCTGCGGCCGATGCCGCGGAAATTGAACCGCAGTGTCGTAAAGCCGCGCTTCTGGAACATGTAAAAGAGCTGGTAGACGATCTGGTTGTTCATCGTCCCGCCGAACTGCGGATGCGGATGCAGGATGATGGCGATCGGTGCACTCTTCTGCTTCGAAGGCTGATAGCGGCCTTCGAGGCGACCGGCCGGTCCGTTGAAGATGATTTCGGGCATAGGTTCTCCGGGAACGTTTCTGGTTCAAATCGTCGTTGTTGATGCCGTTCTGTCTTGACGAAAGCAGTCAGCTTTTCTAGAACGCACTTTAGAACCGTTCAAAACTTCGATGCGGGCACTCCGCCGCGTTCGTCGTCTCATAGGACAAGCGGCGCGGAAAATTCAAGAAAAATGCAACGGCATCGATTGCAGGGATTGAACCGTCGGCTCTAGCGAAGGAAGCAATGCCGGGACCGCGCATATACATGGATTGGAATGCGACAGCGCCGCTTCTGCCCGAAGCGCGCGATGCTTTCCTGTCCGCGCTCGATGCGGTCGGCAATCCCTCGTCCGTTCACGGCGAGGGTCGGGCCCTTCGAGGCCTGATCGAAAGCGCGCGCCGTGATGTTGCCGCGCTTTGCGGCGCCAAGGCCTCCTCGGTGATATTCACCAGCGGCGCCACGGAAGCGGCCAACATGGTGCTGACGCCGGATTTTCGTATGGGCCGCACGCCGCTCAAGCTCGGCAAGCTCTATGTCTCTGCGATCGAGCATCCGGCGGTGCGCGAGGGCGGACGTTTCGCGCGAGAGAATATTTGCGAAGTGCCTGTCACCAGCGACGGCGTTATCGATTGTATCGCGCTCGAGACGTTGCTTGCGGCGCATGATCGCCAGTCGGGCCTGCCGATGGTGGCCGTGATGCTCGCCAATAACGAGACGGGCATTGTCCAGCCGATCGGCGAAGTTTCTGCAATCGTGCGTGCCCACGGGGGACTGTTAGTCGTCGACGCCGTGCAGGCCGCCGGCCGCCTGCCGCTGTCGATCGAGAGCCTGGGCGCCGACTTCCTCATCATCTCGTCGCACAAGCTCGGCGGGCCGAAAGGGGGCGGCGCACTCGTCGCCCGCGGCGAGGTCATGATGCCTGCGCCCCTGATCCGCGGCGGCGGTCAGGAGAAGGGCCATCGCTCGGGCACCGAGAACGCGCCGGCGCTGGCGGGCTTCGGGGCAGCTGCCAGGGCGGCTGCCGACAACCTGGGCGCCCGCGCGGCCGCGATTGCCGCTCTGCGCGATCGGCTTGAGGCGCAGATGCTGGAAAGCGCACCGGACGTGGTGATCCATGGTCGAAACGCGCCGCGAATCGCCAATACGTCCTTCTTCACGCTTCCGGGCCTGAAGGCGGAGACCGGCCAGATTGCCTTCGATCTTGAAGGCGTGGCCCTCTCGGCAGGCTCTGCGTGCTCTTCCGGCAAGGTTGGACAGAGTCATGTGCTGACGGCGATGGGTTATGATCCGCGACAGGGCGCCTTGCGCCTTTCGATCGGTGCATCGACGACGCAAGCGGAGATCGAACGCTGTGCGGCAGTGTTCGCTAAAGTGGCGGCGCGGCGCCGCTCGACCGGGCAGGCCGCGTGAATGCGGAATGCCTTGAACGAAATTGCGGAAAAGCAATTTTCCGCTTGGCAAATGGGGTGAAAACCGCCTTTTAGCCATTACATAAGCGGTGCGCACATATTGCACCGCATTGACAAGCCGCCGGACCTTGGATCCGACGAGATTGGAGAGCGACATGCCTGCCGTGCAGGAAACCATTGATCAGGTCCGCCAGATCGACGTGGACCAGTGCAAATACGGCTTCGAGACGAAGATCGAGATGGACAAGGCGCCGAAGGGCCTGTCCGAGGATATCATCCGCTTGATCTCCGAGAAGAAGAACGAACCGGAATGGATGCTCGAATGGCGCCTCGAGGCCTATCGCCGCTGGCTCACCATGGACGAGCCCAGCTGGGCGCGTGTCCGCTATTCGAAGATCGACTTCAACGAGATTCACTATTACGCCGCGCCGAAGGGCACGACCGGCCCGAAATCGCTCGACGAGGTCGATCCGGAGCTGCTCAAGGTCTATGAGAAGCTCGGCATTCCACTGAAGGAGCAGGAGATTCTGGCCGGCGTCGAGAAGACGAGGATCGCCGTCGATGCGGTGTTCGACTCCGTTTCCGTCGTTACCACCTTCAAGGAAGAACTGAAGAAGGCCGGCGTCATCTTCATGTCGATCTCGGAGGCGATGCGGGAGCACCCGGATCTCGTAAAGAAGTATCTCGGTACGGTGGTACCTCAGTCCGATAACTTCTATGCAACGCTGAACTCCGCCGTCTTCACCGATGGTTCCTTCGTCTATGTGCCGAAGGGCGTCCGTTGCCCGATGGAGCTTTCGACCTATTTCCGCATCAACGAGAAGAACACGGGCCAGTTCGAGCGCACGCTGATCATTGCCGAGGAAGGCGCCTATGTCTCCTACCTCGAAGGCTGCACGGCGCCGCAGCGCGACGAGAACCAGCTTCACGCCGCGGTCGTCGAGCTGATCGCGCTGGATGACGCCGAAATCAAGTATTCGACGGTTCAGAACTGGTATCCGGGCGACAAGCATGGCAAGGGCGGCATCTACAACTTCGTGACCAAGCGTGGCGATTGCCGCGGCAAGAACTCGAAGATCTCCTGGACGCAGGTTGAGACCGGCTCGGCGATCACCTGGAAATATCCGTCCTGCATCCTGCGCGGCGATGGTTCGCGCGGCGAATTCTACTCGATCGCCGTTTCCAACGGCCACCAGCAGGTCGACTCCGGCACGAAGATGATCCACCTCGGCAAGAACACGTCGA contains the following coding sequences:
- a CDS encoding ferritin-like domain-containing protein; translated protein: MAVLPQFHSLRGAAVEALRASDLTVKTELAQKATRRWQARTLSLRSPLDRPVPARPGRPEKPILTPPTQVKRRSLGSPKGRIALLHAIAHIELNAVDLALDIVARFATEPVPQSFFDGWMQVAFEEAKHFRLVRQRLNDLGSDYGDLPAHDGLWQAAHDTRNDLTARLAVVPLILEARGLDVTPALQAKMRETGDHESAAVLDVIYEDEKGHVAVGAKWFRFLCARQKKNPAATFQALVRANFRGPLKAPFNDVARAEAGLTPSFYRSMTASTNI
- a CDS encoding peroxiredoxin, coding for MAPLRPGDPAPEFELARDGGGSISLSALRGKPVVLFFYPKDDTKTCTVEAISFSGLSEAFASAGVALIGISPDSVKSHDRFAKKHDLAVALAADEEKTVVNAYGVWAEKSLYGRKYMGVERTTFLIDAAGIINHVWEKVRVDGHAEDVLTAAKALRTG
- a CDS encoding YhdP family protein, with translation MSDIRGERVCFRKEDIVALDALPSAQARDPVIVHTPLSGGMLRRFGKILLCFSLVAFVVIASLVAVIESGLADGPLNARARTALNTALGANYNAEVESTVIRVTGQGALALKARGVTLNDRASGRPVAKLAAVSIALDPLALMTGRIAVSRLEAEGGELDTGLLPRGEPIDLTAIRIADTGTALEKLFAHIDAMSRLTARSATRTVQLSDLTLSVTGSRGRIVPVDVRMLAFSRDADGAIRVDGSIAIDGKEAQLEARAVGQDEHIAGIEAVFRSLPLSPFLYHDKSGSEDAFGIDAAAEVSLRATRAADSAKPALEVGIRTSQGSFHAGGLVSALKPSELNASYDFERASVEILPSAVKIGRSVFPFTGALIDLDKVSDGSQTGFAVDLLLKDASSEPEDMQERPLSFDAKANGRFETGSHRLIFDQLAISSPLGSMAGSLAVAFGKTSPQIDFAAVSDHMQPTAIKQLWPWWVAKGARRWAIGNLFGGTVTDARIEVSIPEGRIANSDGELKLNEDELNINFSIDNTRVNIAGEIPPLRDTAGHFKLSGERMTVDVRRGAAFFPSGRSVALNGGDFVIPDVYSKPLMAEMKIEVGGEADSIAELVSYKPIRALQKTPFVPEDFTGPMSALVGARFGLISNQNPPPPLWQAEMQLQKVSINRPVSGREIADLSGAMRIDNTRAVLDADALIDGAEMRIALTEPVDPKANVKRTRAISGTLDDAARRKIAPALSGIVSGPVGVEVALSDDGSQSVKADLGKAALSLPWIGWNKGAGIAANAEFTVKKSETLTEIADFRIQGDGFGAAGDLRVDDRGLASARLHDVRLTNGDDFAVTVERARGGHVVTLTGSSADIRLPLARAKGESGSGADGNVKISARLDRVVGFNGEVLSNVSFAHSSRGQEIDDIDLSAVTTSGQAVVARMVKAGPDNTLELTTSDAGALARFTDIYRNMRGGLLNLRLRDRGARSWRGTVDLRKFSLIGEQKLQSMVSTPAGQDGRSLNQAVRRDIDVSTARFERGFAQLLLDRGVIRVDSGVLRGLDVGATFQGTVRDRNGRMDMTGTFMPAYGINRLFGELPLIGVLLGNGRDRGLLGITFKLTGPFNQPHLTINPLSLIAPGVFRNIFEFQ
- the tyrS gene encoding tyrosine--tRNA ligase — translated: MSEFKSDFLHTLKERGFIHTTSDDTGLDELFRKEIVTAYIGFDPTAPSLHAGGLIQIMMLHWLQATGHRPISLMGGGTGMVGDPSFKDEARQLMTSETIAANIASIKTVFSNYLRYGEGPTDALMINNADWLLGINYLEFLRDVGRHFSVNRMLSFDSVKTRLDREQSLSFLEFNYMILQAYDFVELCKRTGCRLQMGGSDQWGNIVNGIDLGHRMGTPQLYALTSPLLTTASGAKMGKSVNGAIWLNPDMLGSYDFWQYWRNTEDADVTRFLKLYTTLPMAEIERLSNLGGSEINEVKKILATEITAMLHGRAAAEQAAETARKTFEEGALAENLPSIDVSAHELESGLGLLTLLVRAGLAGSNGEARRHVQGGGVRINDEQINDERRVVGSGDVTADGVFKLSLGKKKHILVRPV
- a CDS encoding anhydro-N-acetylmuramic acid kinase, with the protein product MGKVLTAIGLMSGTSMDGIDVALVETDGDTIVRRGPSAGYAYDAAFRDRLKQGLDDAKSIRKRDERPGTLADLERDLSLRHADAVKIFLHENNLLQDTVDVIGFHGQTVLHRPDEALTVQIGDGHLLARETLIDVVYDMRANDMAHGGQGAPLIPAYHAALARDLSESSEIEAPVAFVNIGGISNITFIGTGEAIIAYDSGPGNTLIDQWVEAHAGIPYDQGGMIASEGSVLPELAERYLAHPFFSSDKRRSLDRNDFAPPAAADASLEDGARTLAHVTAAAILRSARHLPKMPGTYIICGGGRLNPVIMRDLASLAEAAAGRVLAAEALGLNGDSMEAEAWAYLAVRSLRGLPLSYPGTTGVTQPMSGGRRAARPKDALKSKS
- a CDS encoding GGDEF domain-containing protein, whose product is MGGAISLLAVNFIIAQIFVVAFLIIAAKSRAKGPAIWCAAGFAVASLAAVFETVLPFTPVPKFFAVGAFASVLGGFILLRLSLGLFYQVPARLLVLTVFFLGSVLLDLLIYDLPRGTLRHAFFYQLPFFVIQAWSASTVLRSKRRSPADWILFGLLVLTSIYYLVKIYAAIAAGSGATAADYLASPFALISQALGAMLIVATGMAILGVMVKDIIDEARASSELDALSGLCNRRGFVDRVTPMLETCGGEGPGTLILADLDRFKLVNDTYGHHAGDGVIRQFSRVLVELMPMRAVAARLGGEEFAVFLPRVGLAEARVLAQGMRAAMASTRVEGLPESVRITASFGVAAIVPGEPMEAAMQRADKALYAAKAGGRNRVECAEPPVLVLPATSRRVGRS
- a CDS encoding alpha/beta hydrolase, giving the protein MPEIIFNGPAGRLEGRYQPSKQKSAPIAIILHPHPQFGGTMNNQIVYQLFYMFQKRGFTTLRFNFRGIGRSQGEFDHGAGELSDAASALDWVQSLHPDSKSCWVAGYSFGAWIGMQLLMRRPEIEGFMAVAPQPNIYDFSFLAPCPSSGLIINGDSDKVAPEKDVNGLVEKLKAQKGILITHKTVSGANHFFNGQIETLMGECEDYLDRRLNGELVPEPAAKRIR
- a CDS encoding cysteine desulfurase family protein, translating into MPGPRIYMDWNATAPLLPEARDAFLSALDAVGNPSSVHGEGRALRGLIESARRDVAALCGAKASSVIFTSGATEAANMVLTPDFRMGRTPLKLGKLYVSAIEHPAVREGGRFARENICEVPVTSDGVIDCIALETLLAAHDRQSGLPMVAVMLANNETGIVQPIGEVSAIVRAHGGLLVVDAVQAAGRLPLSIESLGADFLIISSHKLGGPKGGGALVARGEVMMPAPLIRGGGQEKGHRSGTENAPALAGFGAAARAAADNLGARAAAIAALRDRLEAQMLESAPDVVIHGRNAPRIANTSFFTLPGLKAETGQIAFDLEGVALSAGSACSSGKVGQSHVLTAMGYDPRQGALRLSIGASTTQAEIERCAAVFAKVAARRRSTGQAA